Below is a genomic region from Argiope bruennichi chromosome 3, qqArgBrue1.1, whole genome shotgun sequence.
aaaattttattgaaggaactttgaaaacatatttaaagctgattttactttttttttgttattttatttccttatctaGCAAACAACTGTACTGCTAAGTACGTAATTATCCTTTTAGACTTGCAACTGCTTGGAACGCGGAAGTAAGATTCGACTTTTGAAAATGCATTACGTATTCAAATGTTGAAAAACCatccacaatatatatataaataaaaaaattattatgcctCTTCCTGAAGGGCTTTTGGTTTGTAATTTCTATTACAAAAAATAAgcgataatttataaataaaaaaaatcaaatctgctCAATGGCTTAAAATATGACCGTAGACATCTGACATAATTATTTAGTATCATATTTACGATTATGGAGGTTGACCGTAGACATCATCAACCTGATTGCgcttattatataattgttgacCATTGCGTGTGGTCTTATGTGATGATATTTTTGAcgttaatatacagggtgtttataaagtcccggacccattttgatgtttaataactcataaaataataaagatagatttaaattaataacataaatggttaaatagactcaaaaagtttcatgacccttgtcaatgaacttccacgtgtgcccacttcgtcgcacggagaatatcaagtcgatagtcaatttcacgccaggtagcgacaagcatgtcggcatccacagagccatttgcgcacattatggcgattgacaatgccagaaacatgaaaggatgcttcatcggagaacattatgctcttcagaaaatcagcaacatcttctatcctccttagcatatctgttgcaaaggccatcctcctaggcctatcgttcggttccaaaacttgaacagtttgaactttgtatgcatgcagtcttaattttttcttaataaccttatacaccgtcgaaattggcatatccaattctgttgccgctgatctcacagatattctaggattgtgtaaaaatgtctctttgacacgctcaacatcaaaatcacttgtgcaagaacgtctggaacgtttcttatcttcgatactttcaatttctagaaaattctttttccaccgcaagatactgtttttggatggaggatctttttggtaaattcttctgaaatttctctgtgcttgcactatcgatttcatttctatgaaccaccataaaatctgtgttttctcttgtggtgtatgcattctccttaatatccgctcgaataaaacatcacatacaaaagtactacatagaacaaacacatccaaagtaaacataatattgcaatagttgccaaaaacaaaagagaaaaaaatgcaattaataagcagacaatatttagaaaagtacagatatttagactggaaaatgaaattatctgaaattaaccacatgtGCAAACGATATTTacagaagtaaaaatattcaaacctgaaaaggaaaatatatgagttatttcatcaataaatgccataagtttgtttatatctttattattttacgagttattaaacatcaaaatgggtccgggactttataaacaccctgtatatatatatatgtgagtgtgtgtgtgtgtgtgtgtgtgtgtgtgtgcgtgcgtgtgtgtgtaatgatatctcttaaactaatttaaatttaattagtttcctaattattatcttaatttaatcccatgttaacttcattttaaaatgttctcttatttcctgacccaattccacttttttaaattaattaattaatgctacacgagcttTGTAAGGTGTTTTAATAAGAAAGTTCCCATGCTCCGAGTGtagggataaatatttttaatgctttgcaacattcttttaaagatatctaaattcccttgcctaaatcgacacgtatcaaagaaatccctatcaaaatctcatagtaaagtAATCGAAGGGAAAAAATTTTCTCTTCTGTCCTTGTATCGCTTGTGAACGAGTTTCATCATatcttcttgtacataaattatgcctcacAGGATGGAATGaaacgaagttttaaaatttttaaaagtgtctTCTCTATTCAACCAtgcactatatatataatatacatttattacatatattatactataatatacattatattataatatacattatattatatacattatattataatatacattatattatatatacattatattatatacattatattataatatacattttatcaatCAACAATTAATTAGCCAGATCAATTTGATGAGTATTAGAATACgtagaataatttataacaaacataaggttttttttgggttttttttttttttttggttttgctTACACTCagcatacatttttaaacatataaaatacagACACTAAACTCTACCCAAAAATTAGTAGCAGCGATTTAAACTTTCACAAAATTTTTCAcgaatgttaaataattattatttttttttttttttgactttcatggcaattgtttttttttattattattttctatgttttaacaatcagtaaataaaaaatgataaagtatACAAAATACAAACACTTATTATTATTGTAGTTGCCTTCTtcgaaattttcattgaaatggcTTAGatgtattaaaagattaatttgtagctttaataccattatttttctgctgttgatatttttaaaaaaaatcagtaagtCCTTCATCACTGACtagaaaatttaagagaaataaagaaatatgcctGTTAAAAGAAAAACGCTAATGAAGTTTTCGTTCTATGAATATGTTCTTTTACATCTAAAACTGATGTGGCTTATTCTTGTTCATATTTCAGATCCCGTAGTGAGAGAATGGTTTTTGGTGAAAAGCAACTTTTGGCCGATATTTCTCTGTGGCATGTACCTCATGACCATCAAGATTATAGGACCCTCCTTCATGAGAGACAGGAAACCTTTCGAACTCAGAAATACGATGATTGTCTACAATCTCTTCTTAGTAGCAACCTACTTTACATGTGTCTCTATAGTAAGAATTTGTTAATTTTCTATGAATCAATTTGTTTACATATTAGGATTACAACACAAttagaataaataagaatttgtcGCCGCAGCCATATGACAAACTACAGATATTATCtgtataattacataaatatgagCCGGTATAAAAGAGTACGTGGGCACTTTACTCTtatatcatttacaaaatattttattaaaaaaatgcgttaGTATTTGATTTCTGTTTGTTAGAGTGTTGCATAGAAAAACTACCGTcctaataaaaatctttttttttgtctaattcagaataattaaaagtatgttttatgaagttttgaaaatatattgtaatgcCTACATTATAGGCTTTGATGTAAgcctaaaatttttaactttaatatacatattttttaaatgaacaaatttagCTCTGGcactttcatatatatttattgggctatttgtaaaaaaagtttatagtaatataacaattttagtaaaacttacaagatattttatcaatttagaaagaactaataatttttttaaaaaaattatatttcatttaatagtgCTAACATAGGCGAATGCCTCCAATGAAAATACAAatcaatgttaaatatattaagtaaagGATTAAAAGGAAAACAGGAAAAACTACTTCAGTTTCGAATATTTGATGTAGGATTATATTACAAGCATCAAtataacacaataaataaaaatattgcaaatatcaGAAGCGTTTGTATCCTTTTGATCAACAGTGCGAAGATTTATAGTAGATTCaagacattaataaaataaaatgttggagTATATAAGTTTTGTTCTATCTAGAATTTTAAGACAGTCAAAAGCATAAGAAGTAATAACAATTCTATAGTTGACCTATTTACCgagtattgaaaattatattttagcacTTGATTTCCCTGTGTTACATAAGCCCAATATCATGCTATTGTTTGAGGTATTATATCGGAAATtcagaataacaaataaatacagcataaaaataaaattgcaaatgaaaataaataacattgaatttttatagatttagatTAAGATGGATTATTGATAGATTTAGATAATAATATGTTGATGAAgataatgagaaattattatgaGCAATTAacgaaaaaaatcgttttattgaATGACATATAAAAAGTAGAAAGAAGAAACGTTTTAAATTGGACgattttttaatttgcttctttagacaacagaaaatttttaaaatatcaattatgaaTCGATTTTACCTCTCTGTTctaataaacaattctttttacagtttatttttatagactgcaaatattttataacttttggaAAGATaagtaaagtttatttaatattttacagaatgtGTTATTAGAAAGTATTGGAAAGTttgatagatttataaaaatagaattactgAATGACattttgcactaaatatttttatgccgtgtattatattatatttatttgtattgtatattattcataaaatcatatttttaggtACTTTACGGAATGACTAAAACTGATCCAATGGACTTGTGCAAAAACACGATGGTCAGAAAAAACGATATAACATATATTGTAAGTATAAATgcccatttattttaaatatgtatattttcttaattattttttacatattataacaattgttcaaattaatagttctttattataaaaatcaaataaaaaatagttaattaaaattgctgCAGATATTTATGTCCcctcaataatattaatttaataaatataattttttttttgtaaaatttcattatattattattttagatcatattgaaagaattgtttttatattaaaaatatgaatattataactacttaatatatatttttaaatattaatctaccctccaaaaaaaaaaagaaatgttcataaatgaaatataagttttgattttagaaatacacagaacattcatttaaaagaaaattagataattatactGGTATCAATAATGCTATCGTATTTGTAAAGGAAGTGGtaaagtaaaaatgcaaacacaaagcaaatcttttttttttttttttttttttttgcacatataGTTCTTATGATAGTAGTTTTAGAAACATTAATCTCAAATGTACGTTTCTGacagttaaaagaaaatagtaataaGGAAAATATACGAGATTATTAACAACGTTAAAGGAAGTAACCTGGATTTGTAGAATTAACACTGTTTAAGGAATTAAATACTTGTTTTGGTTAATAAGCTTTGATGGCTGTATTAGTTTGTTTACAAATATTCAGAAAGTTTACTTAACCAAGAAAAAAGACATACAGTATGATTACTGTTTTTCGCCGATTTAGGaattagttttttattcattGCAAACAGGTTTCCATAATGATGAAAGCCTAATTTAAGTTTCAGataacaaatttatcaatttaagtaGAGAATCACCCGTCTTAAAAACAGCAATCGTCTAAATCATGAACAGAAAACATGAAAATGagctcatattaaaaaattattttgtttgttttatcatATGTGTTTTTGTTTTATGTGTTTCCTGTTTTTTGTTTGAGAAtgtttgttttatcatatttcctTGATTCTTTCTTACttcatgatattatttaattcatgaaattaaaaattgaaacaaaaattattttgtttgttttatcatATGTGTTTTTGTTTTATGTGTTTCCTGTTTTTTGTTTGAGAAtgtttgttttatcatatttcctTGATTCTTTCTTACttcatgatattatttaatttatgaaattaaaaattgaaacaaaaacgtCATTATCTAATATTCtacaaagatttaatattttcttagaaatgagaaactgaataaataaattttcttatcattttctaaaaaataaatgaatgttctatttttaatttatgtttcgtTAAAAGATAAGATGCAATTATGctttaatttggttttaaatattatttttgcgtTCTTAGATGAAATCcttttttataatactataaaattttcaactaccccaaatatgaattacaaaaattatttttttgcagttcaatttttctgtaataattttattttaatttaatacattctgtccactttaaatttatcaaacaaatattttcctgttaaataaaaacaaaatagtgaaaaatatttcttcatttaaattattttcttttcagatggCATCATGTGGCTGGGTAATCTACATGTTAAAATACATCGAGTTCCTTGATACGGTAAGATATAACAATAGCTGCAGGCAGATATCtttcaaagttaattattttattttatacatgcctcatatatttaaggaaatcaTTTGGACCCGACTTTTATGTCTGTTCaacaaagttaaattaatttggaatgatatttcGACAAATGTAatcctgaaaatttttattgcaactcCACAAGCCcattgttaatatttcttttgccTCTTGTAGCCATTTAAGATGTCGGATATATATTAAGTTTTGTAAAGATTAACGCCATTTTTCAGTACTTGGCGATTAAAAGCACactaattttatgtatttagttTTGGGATGACATCCTTTGTAGCTAAAACTCCCttaatccccctcattcaaacaaaatgtattaagtataatttgttaatattaagtaaaattatgccAATGTTggctaattttcttttaaactgagTAATTGTGCATTGCTTGCCTAccaatgattaatcgccaaaaaattcgttAAAGACGTCAATGTACTGATCATGTTCGCCAATGACAAGTTGTTAAACTGAGTTCACCACTAGCATTCAGTTAAACCAAAcgtgatattttatatataatcctGATATAGATATGCATTTcctaattctaaaattaatgtaatttaccaatattttgtttttcagatcTTTTTCTTattgagaaaaaaagataatctaATTACAAATCTTCATGTCATTCATCATGCCGTTCTTCCACTTTGCGGATGGATTTTTTTCAGAACAGAACGAAGTAAGTGACTGAAATCTTTTCGgattttctactttattattaaaaaattttttcatttggtaaaagtcaaatgaaaatctttcaagACGCTTTATGactattcttacatttttaatattagttttatttgaattataaaaattttcgattaatttgttgattaacaggagaaaaaaaatacaaaaatcgaCTAGATGACAAATAATACTTATTGTAATACTTTTAATTCCatatatttctctaaaagatgcattttaaattaattaaaactattcttatttaaaagaatagaagATGGATTTCGTTTGCGTTCAAACAGCCTGTAAAGGCTAAAATTTTACCTTGATTGCTACACTTAACAATGAATTCGCGTTCGCcggttaaaataaatgcaaagatcGTCTTCTTTTTGCTCTCTTTTTAcactatttatatttcaaatgtcgATCAATCACAAGAGACTGATTAATGTTATAGTTCATATGTgtaattttacaaagatttccttgatgttaaaataaattattgttttatcatttcttttaatatcaattgATTTTAtctctagataattaaaatacttatttcttagttaaaaaattgtCTATCGTGTGAAGTTTAGTTTCAAATGCCTAAAATGAATCCATCAAACAAAGAAGGGACATCTACcaaattttcagaagttataaagataaatatcatGATTCAAATCGACGACAAGACAGTATTCAAGACAAAACCTTACATTCGCCAAACAAAACTTTTTTGAAGCGATTGTCTGATATTTTAGCATTGAGTATAAGTCGATTAAGATAGTTATTATAATGGTTGATGAAAAAGTGTCTATTTTGGAAAGACGACCTTTTGCTGTCCCGAGTCTAGAATcaatgattatgaaattatagttatataCCCACctatgaattgtatttaatattaggAAGAAAGAAGTCTATATTCAAGCAATCGTATAATATTTTaccttgaaatattttctttgcaggTGGTTTCCAAGCATTCCCCATCATTATAAATTCAGTTATTCACATCGTTATGTACAGTTATTATGGCTTGGCTGCTATGGGTCCAAATGTCAGAAAGTACCTCTGGTGGAAGAGATATCTTACAATCGCTCAAATGGTAagctttagattttttaattgattaaaattctcctaacatcaacaatttacaGGAAGTATTTGTTGTTCCTTAAAAATCAAAGAACAAAAGCTAACATTTCAATGGCCAGTTTCAACCTGttttattatattgctttaatctttaaaaattcgtttgtCATTATTTTTGGCCTACTTTGTACATCAAAGAATTTCATAGATGATTCAATGATCCATTTACTTTGGCTagcaaattcagaaatttatccatccaagaaatcaaatatttgaaaaaaaatgtatatgcaaattttactgttttgtcattgaatttgaaagaaattgaatttttccatttgatttttgCTTCTacaataatttagaagaaataaaggccaaatataatcataatacaGACACTTTCAATAGTAATACGTGATTTAAATGTACCTTTGAATGAGAAATGTGAGTACAATTACAAAAATggatagttattttattttgctgatacagttatttatttcgtaaatgccactaaaaatatactataaatctGGTTTAATGATCAATGTGCTATTTgtttaattcttgtattttttaaaaaattttattttgaaaatgcataaatccagtttcagaaaaagaaaaaccaaGAAATAAGATTGCTTTATGTTTTATTTAGCGCATGCATTGCTTtatagaaatttctgtttttaaatttatttattcgattGATTCtatcatattatttgaatattactcTAGTCAAGTGAAGTCCATTTCTCTTAAATGCATTAAGTTAACAACTCTTACatacttatttttgataaatatattcataacaaaaaaaatcttttgaatttctcaatcatttaacaaaaaaaaccactaaattacttaaaagttaatcatagctatattttatataaaaaaattcacaatcaaGAAAATGTTTCcagatatttattcttttataatttgtataaagaaatacatttgatAATCGTTATTTTTCTGTCTCATTATTCAAGGTAATTATGAGTCATATTGTCATAATAAAGCCACGCCCCAATATTATcctttttcgaatatttttaattattttggctGATAAGAATTGCTAACAAATATAGATAGGATTTCTGACCATATATTTATCTGGAGAGCGTAtgataatttcatttgtataaataccattttttatttataattatttataattcattcaaattaatttttaacttgaaatattgtattatttccaTGCTATTCATTTAGAAAGATTATGATGTAAATGTGATGTGCTTTtataagaatcatttttattttaaaattgtgtttaagttaattttctcaaatactttTTACAGTCTTGCTTAAGTGTTATCGGTTAAATCAACAGcctaaattattatttccaaacaaaataaaatattgaaaaaaaaaagaaatttaaaaacaagtaatgtttaatttttttttattttacttagattaaataattaaaattattcaatcaacTCTTAATTAGCATCCAGATTATAATGCCAACAAAGAATATGTAAATGCAATATAAGTTCAAATGGTGACATCTGTTC
It encodes:
- the LOC129963912 gene encoding elongation of very long chain fatty acids protein 7-like, whose translation is MANFVERKPFNIMGMFDGLEDYLNTGDPVVREWFLVKSNFWPIFLCGMYLMTIKIIGPSFMRDRKPFELRNTMIVYNLFLVATYFTCVSIVLYGMTKTDPMDLCKNTMVRKNDITYIMASCGWVIYMLKYIEFLDTIFFLLRKKDNLITNLHVIHHAVLPLCGWIFFRTERSGFQAFPIIINSVIHIVMYSYYGLAAMGPNVRKYLWWKRYLTIAQMVQFILIIFFVSVVMPLTGCSAAKTSVYINVVAAALFFVMFYNFYKTSFSPQKKQTEVCEKSSSAPKKVENENGHQNGYTNGDAVTNGQSKVKCN